In Harpia harpyja isolate bHarHar1 chromosome 22, bHarHar1 primary haplotype, whole genome shotgun sequence, a single genomic region encodes these proteins:
- the TBL1X gene encoding F-box-like/WD repeat-containing protein TBL1X isoform X2: MPDVVQTRQQAFREKLAQQQASAAAAAAATAATAGATTTAVSQQNTPKNGEATVNGEENGAHAINNHSKPMEIDGDVEIPPNKATVLRGHESEVFICAWNPVSDLLASGSGDSTARIWNLNENSNSGSTQLVLRHCIREGGHDVPSNKDVTSLDWNSDGTLLATGSYDGFARIWTEDGNLASTLGQHKGPIFALKWNKKGNYILSAGVDKTTIIWDAHTGEAKQQFPFHSAPALDVDWQNNTTFASCSTDMCIHVCRLGCDRPVKTFQGHTNEVNAIKWDPSGMLLASCSDDMTLKIWSMKQDTCVHDLQAHSKEIYTIKWSPTGPGTSNPNSNIMLASASFDSTVRLWDVDRGVCIHTLTKHQEPVYSVAFSPDGKYLASGSFDKCVHIWNTQSGTLVHSYRGTGGIFEVCWNARGDKVGASASDGSVCVLDLRK; the protein is encoded by the exons ATGCCTGATGTTGTTCAGACCCGGCAGCAAGCATTCAGAGAGAAACTAGCTCAGCAACAAGCCAgtgcagcggcggcagcagcagcaacggCAGCAACAGCGGGAGCAACTACGACTGCTGTTTCCCAGCAGAACACACCAAAGAACGGAGAAGCCACTGTGAATGGAGAGGAGAATGGGGCACATGCAATAA ATAATCATTCAAAGCCAATGGAAATTGACGGGGATGTTGAAATTCCTCCTAACAAAGCAACAGTCCTTCGGGGTCATGAATCAGAGGTGTTCATCTGTGCCTGGAACCCTGTCAGTGACCTGCTAGCATCTGG ATCCGGAGACTCAACGGCCAGAATATGGAATCTCAATGAAAACAGCAACAGTGGTTCCACTCAACTAGTTTTGAGGCACTGCATAAGAGAAGGAGGACACGATGTCCCCAGCAATAAGGATGTGACTTCATTGGACTGGAAT AGTGATGGAACACTATTGGCTACAGGCTCGTATGATGGTTTTGCAAGAATATGGACAGAAGATG GTAACCTTGCAAGCACCTTAGGTCAACATAAAGGTCCAATATTTGCCCTGAAATGGAACAAAAAGGGGAATTATATTTTAAGTGCTGGTGTTGATAAA ACAACAATAATTTGGGATGCTCACACAGGAGAAGCTAAACAGCAGTTTCCTTTCCATTCAG CTCCTGCTCTGGACGTAGACTGGCAGAACAACACTACTTTTGCCTCCTGCAGCACTGACATGTGCATTCACGTATGCAGACTTGGCTGTGATCGTCCCGTTAAAACCTTTCAAGGACACACA aacGAGGTTAATGCAATCAAATGGGACCCATCTGGCATGCTACTAGCATCTTGCTCCGATGATATGACATTAAAG ATTTGGAGTATGAAGCAAGATACCTGTGTACATGATCTTCAGGCTCACAGCAAAGAGATTTATACTATCAAATGGAGTCCTACAGGACCAGGCACCAGCAACCCAAACTCCAACATCATGTTAGCAAG TGCTTCGTTTGATTCCACTGTTCGGCTGTGGGACGTTGACCGAGGAGTCTGCATCCATACGTTAACAAAACATCAAGAGCCTGTCTACAGTGTAGCTTTTAGTCCTGATGGAAAATATCTAGCCAGTGGGTCCTTTGACAAATGTGTCCATATATGGAATACTCAG